AAATATACCTATGAGATCCATCTTGATCCGGAAAGTAACCAAATATTTATGAGTCTGGCTCGTGATTGACACAAATTGAGAAATTTCTTCTGGTAAAAAGATTACACAACTTGTGTATTGGCTTATCTTCACGAAGAAATTTTTACTCAATTACTGTCTCATGAAAAAAATTTTCCTGGCTTTATCTCCGCTGCTATTTGCTCACTTTTGTTACAGTCAGCAAAAGCAAAATTTGAAAGAGGCTGCACCTGCCTCATCCTACAAAACTTATCAGCCACCAGTATTTACCGATCCGGATCGTATTGCTAAAATAAAAGCAGCGATACCAACACTGGAAAAAATTTATAAGGAATACGCCGAGAAGAATAATTATCCGGGTATGGCCTTTGGCATTGTCGCTGACGACCAGGTAATTTACTCTGGCGGATATGGCTACACCGATCTTGCCAATAAAACAAAAGCCTCGGGAAAATCGCTTTTCAGAATTGCCTCAATGAGCAAAAGTGTGACAACAATGGCCATTCTGAAACTTCGGGATGAAGGCAAATTACGTTTGGACGACCCTGCCTACCTTTACATTCCTGAGCTTAAAACAATGCCGCTTCTTACCTCCGATGCGCCTGCCATAACAATTAGGAACCTGATGACCCACTCAGCTGGTTTTCCGGAGGATAATCCCTGGGGCGATCGCCAGCTTGATGGAAAAGATGAAGAACTTCTGGCTCTGATTAAAAGCGGAATTTCAGATTCCAACGTTCCCGGTGTGCAATATGAATATAGTAATCTGGGCTTTGGGATGCTGGGCAAGATAATAGGAAATATCACCAAAATGCCTTATCAGCAATACATTAACGAAAATATTTTTAAACCACTTGGTATGGACCATACGATTTGGGAATATACCAAAGCTCCGGCTGAGTTGCTGGCACATGGCTATCGCTGGGAAGAAGGTAAATGGAAAGAAGAAGTTTTGCTGCACGACGGAACGTATGGCGCGATGGGTGGGATACTAACTTCGATAGAAGATTTTGGAAAATATATGGCTTTTCATTTGTCTGCATGGCCTGCAAAAAACGATAAAGAAACCGGCCCGATCAAGAGAAGTTCTGTCAGGGAAATGCAGCAGCCGTGGACTTTCAACAATCTGAATGCAAAATTTAAGTATCCAAACGGAAGAGAATGTTCTTTGGTAAGCAGCTACGGATACGGGCTAAGAACGAGCAGAGACTGCCAGGATCGTATTTTCACAGGTCACACAGGAGGTTTGCCTGGTTTTGGCAGCCAATGGTGGATTATGCCCGAATATGGAATCGGAGTGATTGCCAACGGAAATCTTACGTATGCCAGCATGAATACTGCTAACTTTGCTGTGATGGATACACTTATTTCACTAGCCGGTTTAAAACCAAGAGAACTGCCGGTTTCACCTATTCTGAAATTACGTAAAGATCAAATTGTCAAGTTATTACCTGATTGGTCGAATGCTGAAACAAGCAATATTTTTGCAGTAAATTTTTTCCCGGACCGTTCTGTTGAGCTACGAAAAAAAGCTACACAAGCACTATTTACTAAAATAGGAAAAGTGAAAAACGTAACTGAACTTAAACCACAAAATCAGCTTCGCGGAAACTTTCAGATTGAGGGAGAAAACGGAGTTATCGATGTCTATTTTACATTAACTCCCGAAAATCCTGCATTGATCCAGCAACTTGATGTAAAAGAAATTTTAAAATGACGGATGAAAGAAATTGACAACTTTTATCTCCAAAAACAGGAACCTGCCAAAAGCTGCCTTGTTGCACTCAGGCAAATTATTTTGGATAGAGATAGAAATATTTCGGAAGCCTGGAAATACAGGATGCCATTTTTCTGCTATAAAGGCAAGATGTTCTGTTATCTCTGGGTTGAAAAGAAAACTGACCTACCTTATTTGGGGATAGTTGAAGGAAACAAAATCGCTCATCCCGGATTAATTCAGGATGAGCGATCACGTATGAAAATTATGCGTTTTAATCCATTGGAAGACTTGCCTTTACAGACAATTCTCGATATTCTTGATAGCGCTATAACGCTTTATACCAGTGGTTTGATCAAAATTAATTAGTTAAAATCATTTCACCTTACTTTCAATCCATCGTTTTCTTATAGCGACTGCACCATCACCCAATGGTAAATCGGCTTTTTCATTTGGCAAGACAACCAGCTTGGGATTTTCAACAAGTTTGATCATAGCCAGAATCACATCTTTTCTATGCAGATATTCCAGTTCAATCTCATCGCCAGGCTTATGAGCATCCAGGATAGCCTTTATATCAGCTTCTTTTTTTACAGACTTCCCGTCCAGTTTTAGGATTTGATCGTCAATATCAACTCCTCCTTTGTACAATGGGGTATCGATTGTTGTATTGGCAGCGATCACCAATTCAGAATTTTGCTTATAGCGCACATTGCCAATCCAGGCTTGTCCGTCAAACTGTTTTTTAAGAAAAAATCCCGCTTTTTGAAGCAACGGAGCATAATCATACGATTCATGTCCATAAATATATTTTTTGAAAAAACCTGCTGCAAAGGCTTTGTCACCAGTAACAGATTCTAAAACTGCCTGTAAGTCAGAGATCACATAAGGCGTTTCAGGCTTCCCAAGTTTTAGCCAGACAGCCTTCATATAATCATCCAATGTCAATTTTCTGTTCAACAATTCCAGTTCCAGCGCCAAAGCAATGGACGCGCCATAAGGATAGTAAGAAGTGTACGTGTTTGGATAATTTGTTTTGTCAACCGCAACACCTGCATCTACAAAAACAGCCATACAGCTGGCGTCAGCGGGAGAAATCCGTTTGGCACCTGGTGTATTTTCCTTTGTACTTACTAATCCCGTTAATACGCCGCTTGCAAAATCTTCCACAGTAACAAAATCTGCTCTTTTTAAAAGAAGCTCACCATAATATTGCGTAAAACCCTCCGCAAACCATAACTCCCGGCTCATATTACTCTTTTCATAATTGAATGGTTCAAGGCTTTTCGGGCGAATTCTTTCTACGTTCCAGGCATGGAAAAATTCATGTGAGAAAACGCCTAGTAAATTATTCGATCCGTCAAACTTTGTTGGCAAGGCAATCATCGTACTATTTCTATGCTCCATACCATCACCTTTTACATAAGGATTGATACTCGCCAGAAAAGTATATTTCCCATAGTCAAAAGCCGGAAACTCGCCATAAACTGCCTGAGTCTCCTGTGTGATTTTTTTGACTTTGGCAGCAAAAATTGTAGTAAGAGAATCATTTGAATCCACTTCCAGTGCCAATCTGAATTCGTATGGTTTTTTATCCGGATTCGAAAGCGTCCAGCTCTTAATGGTCAGTGCGCCAATTTTAACTGGTGAATCCATAAAATATTGAAGATTCGGCGCAGTAAATAAATTTACCTTTTCCGTTGGTTTTAACTGCGTTGCAAATGTCCAGTTTTTACCTTCCGGAAGGTTAAAGGTTACATCAATCGGTGCATTTTCAAATTCCTTAACCCACATGAAAGTTGCAGGCATATTCAGATGAATGCTGTTCGGATCTACGCCAGCATAAGTTCCGTCCAGATAGTTTGCAAACAAAGTATAACGCACTTTCGCAAAACCATTTACCGCATTTACCTGATAAACGTCACCATCCACACGAAGAACAGAAACAGGTTTTCCCGACTGATCAAATCCTTTGACGTCGTAGACATTTTTACCAAATTCATGGGTGGCGTATCTTCCCGGAGAAGAACGGCTCATTCGAAATAATAGCTGATTTTGAGTCGCTCCGGTTATTGTAACATCAATCTGAGCTTCATGATGCGCAATATTGGGAAAGGTTACATTGTAACTGATTTTTTGAGCGGCTGCCGAATAAAAAGTAAAAAGGAGTGCGATGAAGCCAAGTGATCGATTCATACAATTGAGGTAAATAAATAAAACATTACCCGAAGATCGAAAAAAACCGGCTTGAAACAATTTAAATGGTTCTTATAGGTACAATTTTACCATTTCACGCCAGTAACGGGGACGATGCGCTTCTTCATTCCAGATGAAAAAATCATGCGCCACTTTCAGATTTGTAAGAGCTGCACTCAGTTCTTTATTGTTTTCCAAAAAGGAATCTTCCTGTCCGATTACTAGAATTATTTCTAGTTTTCTAAGTCTGCGAACAATCCTTTTATCAGATAACATCGCGATAAAACGCGTTGGCATATTGTAATAAATGGTATCGCTGAAATAGCCATCAAAAAGATCTTTAAAAAATGGAAGCGAAACCGTAAGATCATAACGAGCGCTCATGCCCACTACTTTTGTAAACAAAGCTGGGTGACGAAATGCAATATTAACCGCGTGATAACCACCAAGACTGCAACCTGCTGATATCAGCTTTTTTTCAGGATTTATTTTTCTGATGAATGGAATTACTTCTTTGAGAATATAATTTTCGTAATCAAGATGGCGTAAAATCCGGTCTTCGGGTGATGCGTCTGAATAGAAACTTTCATTATCGATACTATCAACACAGAAAACGTGAAGCTCGCCGGCTTCTATTTTTGTGCGCATGGCATCAATAACTTTCCAGTTTTCAAAATCATAGAAACGGGCACCTCTGGTTGGAAAAAAAATGACGGGAACTCCTCGTCCTCCAAAAACCAGCATCTCCATTTCTTTGCCTAACATCGGGCTAAACCACTTGTGGTACGCTCTTTCCATTACATTCCCGAAAATTTATAATGTTGAGATAATTTTCATAACGCCAGATTTTCCCTGATTTTTTCCTGCCAAAGCGCATATCCTTTGGTACTTAAATGCAATCCATCAGGTTCAAAGAGTGAAGAATCCGGTAATTTCTGATCGGTCAGCATGAATGGAAAAATATCGATATAATGCTGAAAATCATCATTTTCAGTTTCCAGTTTCACAAGACGGTTTGTTTCAATTATCTGGCCTACAATCTCCCAGCGCTGGATACTTGGCTTGATTGAAATATAATAACAGGGCACATTCCCGAATTTATTCCGGATCTGCCCAATGAGCTGCCTGTACGACAGAAGCGCTTCCTCAGGATGCCTGCCATCCCCAAGATCATTGTCGCCGGCGTAAATAATGATCCTGTTTGCAGTATTTAACTGGCCCAAAATCCGGTCAAAAAACCAGACACAGGCAGCCAGAGTTGAGCCGCCAAAACCAAAATTGACAGGTTTCAAATCAGCGAAATCTGAATACAATGTCTCCCACAAAGTTATCGATGAGCTCCCATAAAAAATCGTTTCCGGCTGGTAGGATAAACGCGATAATTCCTTTTCAACTCTTTGAACCTCCTCTTCGTACCAATACATAATTCCGGTAAACTTTTAAATAGAAAAATCTTTATAAAAAGTAAGACAACAACTGAGCCAGAAACTTTTATTTTATGCCAATACTTGCCACATTACCAAAGATATGTCATAGATATTAACTACGTGTTAACTTTATCGAATTAAAACGATATCAATTTTAAAAGTGCCCTAAATTAATTTATGAATCTAAGGAAATATTTGCCATCAGATTTCGGATTGCTGAACAGCTGGGTAACCACGGCCGAGTTGCTTTTTCAGTTTGCAGGAACTGCATGGACGTACCCGCTTGATGAAAAACAAGTTCAAAAATATCAGGCAACTTTTCCCGACCGGCAATTTTATATGGGTATTGATGACGAAAATAATGCTTTTGCTTTTGGTGAAATTATTGTCGGTGATATTAATTCACCCAGATTGGGCAGATTATTAATTGGTGACTCTGCCAGTCGTGGAAAAGGACTTGGACATTCATTTGTTAATTTGCTAATTGATGAATGTCGTCAAAGAATTGAAACTGATGTTATTTATCTGTACGTTTTTCCGGATAATTCCAGTGCAATCCGATGTTATGAAAAAGCTGGGTTTACATTTGTTCCGGACAAATCGGTAACGTTTAAATATGATGATGTGGATCAAATAGCCCTGTTGATGGAATACCGCGTTTTAGATAAAGTAAAATGAAAAAATTCTAAACCTGAAATTGTTACTGTCTTGTCAAAAAAAGCGCTGATCCTCTGCTTCTTTATTCTATTGAAATTTGTTCTTCAGTACACAATCAGTGCTCCTGAATATGAACTGCACCGGGACGAATTTCTTCATATGGACCAGGGAAAACATCTGGCCTGGGGTTATCTTTCTGTTCCGCCTTTTACGTCCTGGACCTCCTACCTCATTTTATTACTAGGCAAATCCGTTTTTTGGGTAAAATTCTTTCCGGCCCTTTTCGGCATTTTTACTCTGGTTATTGTATGGAAAGCCATTGAAGATCTTGGGGGAAATTTATTTGCATTTATTTTAGGTGCCACAGCTGTGACATGCTCTGTGATTTTGAGAATCAATATGCTTTACCAGCCAAATTCGGCTGACATACTTTTCTGGACATTAGTCTATTATGCTTTACTCAAATACATCAATTCCGAAAATAATAAATGGCCTTATCTTATGGCTATTGCGTTGGGCTTTGGATTTTTGAATAAGTATAATATTATGTTTTTGATCCTTGGATTACTACCTGCTCTGCTGCTAACAAATAATCGTAAAATATTCATAAATAAGCATTTATATCTCGCGTTGGGCTTAGCACTTCTGATCGTTTCGCCCAATTTAATATGGCAATACCAAAATCATTTTCCGGTAATTCACCACATGAAATTACTGAGTAAAACACAGCTTGTTAATGTAAATCGTCTGGATTTTATTAAAGAACAATTCCTGTTTTTCATGGGATCTATATTCATTCTTCTGGCTGCTTTTTTATCGTTTTTTATCTATGAGCCATTCAGGAAATATCGTGTTTTCTTCTGGTCATTTGTTTTTACATTATCACTATTTACATATCTGAGAGCCAAAGGTTATTACGCAATTGGCTTATATCCGATATTTCTGGCGTTCGGTTCTGTATATCTTGAAAGGGTATTTACAGCCAGATTTACATGGCTTCGTTACGCAACCGTATTATTTATTTTACTTTTATTCATTCCATTATTAAGGCTCGGTTTTCCCCTGGAAAGTCCGGCAGATATTAAAAAGCATCCTGAAAAATATAAAGCTTTGGGGCTGCTTCGGTGGGAAGACGGAAAGGATCATGAACTGCCGCAGGATTACGCAGATATGCAGGGCTGGAAGGAACTGGCAGAAAAAGTGGATGCGGATTACGAAAAAATCAGTGATAAAAAGCATACGGTTGTGCTTTGTGATAATTATGGACAGGCAGGAGCGATTAATTTCTATTCTAGGTTTAAAAATATTGGAGCTGTAACCATGAATGCAGATTACATTGACTGGATACCGCTTGACGAAGAAATTAAAAATGTAATCCTCGTTCAAAATGCTGATGATGATGACAAGGAAAGAAAAAAGGAGCAGCCACTTTTCCGGAAAGTAGCTCTGACAGGAAAAATTGAAAACCAATATGCAAGAGAACGTGGCACCAGTATTTATATCTTGCTTGATGCCAAGGTTTCTATCAACAAGATTCTGGAAGGTGATATCCGCGAAAACCGTTGGGATTAATATTTAAACTTATTCAAACTGAAAATGAAAAAACATTACCTGTTAGCCTTAGGTCTTTTAATAGCCACTCCGTTTGTTTCCAATGCACAAAAATCGAAAAACCTTCTCAACGGAAAAGATCTTAGCGGATGGCATATTGATGTGCCGGAAATGGACAAAAATCCAAAAGTGAAGTCGCCCTTTATGATTCGGAACGGTCTGCTTGTAAGTATGGGAACTCCCGGCGGACATTTAATTACCAATGCGGACTACGAAAATTTTCGATTAACATTTCAATACCGCTTTGCCGGAAAACCGGGAAATTGTGGTGCTTTGGTATTTGTTTCCACACCGAGAGCGTTATATGATATGTTCCCAAAATCCATCGAAGTACAAATGATGCATGAAAATGCAGGGGATTTCTGGTGTATTCAGGAAGACATTACAACGCCGGATATGGAAAAAAGACGTGGTCCAAAAGCAAACTGGGGCGTAAATGGTGATAAGCTTAGAAGAATTCCGAACCTGACCGATGGCAGTGAAAAACCACTCGGTGAATGGAACAGTATGACGATTGAATGTGTGAAAAATTCGATCAAGGTCTGGTTAAATGGTGATTTTGTAAATTACGGCTATAATGCAACAGCGCAAAAAGGTCACATTGCTTTGCAGTCGGAAGGTGCTGAGGTTGAATTTAAAAAAGTGGAAGTGACGCCTATTACACAGCTTACCAAGTGATTAAAGAAAGAATTCTGGTGATCAAAAATGACTGCTTCGGAAATCATTCATGCCCGACTTGTTAATCAACAAATCGCACAAACGAAATTCTCAAAACCAGAGGAAATCGTAACACATCTTGTGGCCATGCAAGCACAGGAATACGCTATGGCAAAATGGGCGATTGGATTGCGGTTACAGAATTTTTTCGATGAGGATATTGAAAAGGCTTTTAATGAAGGCAGGATTTTGCGCACACATATCATGCGCCCTACCTGGCACTTTGTATCTCCCGAAGATATTCGCTGGATGATTTCACTCACAGCTCCCAGAGTAAATGCGGTGAATGCCTTTATGTACCGCAAATGCGAACTGACTCCGAAAATTTTCAGTCAGTGCAATGATATTATCACAACAAATCTGGAAGGTGGCAAATATTTAACAAGAAATGCTTTAAAAGCTGAACTGGAAAAGAAAATTGAGACTGGCGACGGCGTAAGATTGAGCTGCATTATGATGCAGGCGGAATTGGAAGGTATTATTTGCAGCGGACCAAGGGATGGAAAGCAATTTACCTATGCGCTAATTGAAGAGCGTGTTGCTAAAACCAAGACATTATCCAAAGAAGAAATGCCGGCAGAACTTACCAAAAGATATTTTAAAAGTCGCGGTCCGGCTCAGCTAGAAGACTTTGTGATGTGGTCCGGATTAACTGTCAAAGATGCCAAAGTCGGTATTGACATGCTTCCAAAAGATTTTGTTAGGGAAGAAATTAATAGGAAAAACTATATATACAATCCGGATTCAGCGGCATCAGGCAAAATACAATCTACCTTTTTGATGCCCGATTACGACGAATATGGTATGAGTTATAAAGACCGTAGTGCCATTTTCAATCTGCCTCCAAAAATCCTGGATAATCCAAAACTTAACATTCCATACAACCGCATGATTGTCGTGGATGGACAAATTGTTGGCAGCTGGAAACGTACTATCAAAGGAAAAGAAATGGATGTTGAGTTGGAATTTTTCAAAAAATTGAATAAAAAACAAGAGCACGCAGTACAAATTGCTGTGAAAAAATTCTGTTCTTTTGCAGGAAAGAACTACACTGAAAAATAATGAGCATGTCACCCTTTCCTGTTTCTAACTCTACCTTATCTACAAAACACCTTGCCGAATTTCTTCAAAATGAATATCAGCTTGGGACCAAAACGGATTGTAAACTTTTAAAAACAGGG
The nucleotide sequence above comes from Dyadobacter subterraneus. Encoded proteins:
- a CDS encoding serine hydrolase domain-containing protein, which translates into the protein MKKIFLALSPLLFAHFCYSQQKQNLKEAAPASSYKTYQPPVFTDPDRIAKIKAAIPTLEKIYKEYAEKNNYPGMAFGIVADDQVIYSGGYGYTDLANKTKASGKSLFRIASMSKSVTTMAILKLRDEGKLRLDDPAYLYIPELKTMPLLTSDAPAITIRNLMTHSAGFPEDNPWGDRQLDGKDEELLALIKSGISDSNVPGVQYEYSNLGFGMLGKIIGNITKMPYQQYINENIFKPLGMDHTIWEYTKAPAELLAHGYRWEEGKWKEEVLLHDGTYGAMGGILTSIEDFGKYMAFHLSAWPAKNDKETGPIKRSSVREMQQPWTFNNLNAKFKYPNGRECSLVSSYGYGLRTSRDCQDRIFTGHTGGLPGFGSQWWIMPEYGIGVIANGNLTYASMNTANFAVMDTLISLAGLKPRELPVSPILKLRKDQIVKLLPDWSNAETSNIFAVNFFPDRSVELRKKATQALFTKIGKVKNVTELKPQNQLRGNFQIEGENGVIDVYFTLTPENPALIQQLDVKEILK
- a CDS encoding DUF1801 domain-containing protein, with amino-acid sequence MKEIDNFYLQKQEPAKSCLVALRQIILDRDRNISEAWKYRMPFFCYKGKMFCYLWVEKKTDLPYLGIVEGNKIAHPGLIQDERSRMKIMRFNPLEDLPLQTILDILDSAITLYTSGLIKIN
- a CDS encoding M61 family metallopeptidase, with amino-acid sequence MNRSLGFIALLFTFYSAAAQKISYNVTFPNIAHHEAQIDVTITGATQNQLLFRMSRSSPGRYATHEFGKNVYDVKGFDQSGKPVSVLRVDGDVYQVNAVNGFAKVRYTLFANYLDGTYAGVDPNSIHLNMPATFMWVKEFENAPIDVTFNLPEGKNWTFATQLKPTEKVNLFTAPNLQYFMDSPVKIGALTIKSWTLSNPDKKPYEFRLALEVDSNDSLTTIFAAKVKKITQETQAVYGEFPAFDYGKYTFLASINPYVKGDGMEHRNSTMIALPTKFDGSNNLLGVFSHEFFHAWNVERIRPKSLEPFNYEKSNMSRELWFAEGFTQYYGELLLKRADFVTVEDFASGVLTGLVSTKENTPGAKRISPADASCMAVFVDAGVAVDKTNYPNTYTSYYPYGASIALALELELLNRKLTLDDYMKAVWLKLGKPETPYVISDLQAVLESVTGDKAFAAGFFKKYIYGHESYDYAPLLQKAGFFLKKQFDGQAWIGNVRYKQNSELVIAANTTIDTPLYKGGVDIDDQILKLDGKSVKKEADIKAILDAHKPGDEIELEYLHRKDVILAMIKLVENPKLVVLPNEKADLPLGDGAVAIRKRWIESKVK
- a CDS encoding esterase family protein, with the translated sequence MERAYHKWFSPMLGKEMEMLVFGGRGVPVIFFPTRGARFYDFENWKVIDAMRTKIEAGELHVFCVDSIDNESFYSDASPEDRILRHLDYENYILKEVIPFIRKINPEKKLISAGCSLGGYHAVNIAFRHPALFTKVVGMSARYDLTVSLPFFKDLFDGYFSDTIYYNMPTRFIAMLSDKRIVRRLRKLEIILVIGQEDSFLENNKELSAALTNLKVAHDFFIWNEEAHRPRYWREMVKLYL
- a CDS encoding GDSL-type esterase/lipase family protein gives rise to the protein MYWYEEEVQRVEKELSRLSYQPETIFYGSSSITLWETLYSDFADLKPVNFGFGGSTLAACVWFFDRILGQLNTANRIIIYAGDNDLGDGRHPEEALLSYRQLIGQIRNKFGNVPCYYISIKPSIQRWEIVGQIIETNRLVKLETENDDFQHYIDIFPFMLTDQKLPDSSLFEPDGLHLSTKGYALWQEKIRENLAL
- a CDS encoding GNAT family N-acetyltransferase; this translates as MNLRKYLPSDFGLLNSWVTTAELLFQFAGTAWTYPLDEKQVQKYQATFPDRQFYMGIDDENNAFAFGEIIVGDINSPRLGRLLIGDSASRGKGLGHSFVNLLIDECRQRIETDVIYLYVFPDNSSAIRCYEKAGFTFVPDKSVTFKYDDVDQIALLMEYRVLDKVK
- a CDS encoding ArnT family glycosyltransferase, giving the protein MSKKALILCFFILLKFVLQYTISAPEYELHRDEFLHMDQGKHLAWGYLSVPPFTSWTSYLILLLGKSVFWVKFFPALFGIFTLVIVWKAIEDLGGNLFAFILGATAVTCSVILRINMLYQPNSADILFWTLVYYALLKYINSENNKWPYLMAIALGFGFLNKYNIMFLILGLLPALLLTNNRKIFINKHLYLALGLALLIVSPNLIWQYQNHFPVIHHMKLLSKTQLVNVNRLDFIKEQFLFFMGSIFILLAAFLSFFIYEPFRKYRVFFWSFVFTLSLFTYLRAKGYYAIGLYPIFLAFGSVYLERVFTARFTWLRYATVLFILLLFIPLLRLGFPLESPADIKKHPEKYKALGLLRWEDGKDHELPQDYADMQGWKELAEKVDADYEKISDKKHTVVLCDNYGQAGAINFYSRFKNIGAVTMNADYIDWIPLDEEIKNVILVQNADDDDKERKKEQPLFRKVALTGKIENQYARERGTSIYILLDAKVSINKILEGDIRENRWD
- a CDS encoding 3-keto-disaccharide hydrolase, translated to MKKHYLLALGLLIATPFVSNAQKSKNLLNGKDLSGWHIDVPEMDKNPKVKSPFMIRNGLLVSMGTPGGHLITNADYENFRLTFQYRFAGKPGNCGALVFVSTPRALYDMFPKSIEVQMMHENAGDFWCIQEDITTPDMEKRRGPKANWGVNGDKLRRIPNLTDGSEKPLGEWNSMTIECVKNSIKVWLNGDFVNYGYNATAQKGHIALQSEGAEVEFKKVEVTPITQLTK
- a CDS encoding winged helix DNA-binding domain-containing protein encodes the protein MTASEIIHARLVNQQIAQTKFSKPEEIVTHLVAMQAQEYAMAKWAIGLRLQNFFDEDIEKAFNEGRILRTHIMRPTWHFVSPEDIRWMISLTAPRVNAVNAFMYRKCELTPKIFSQCNDIITTNLEGGKYLTRNALKAELEKKIETGDGVRLSCIMMQAELEGIICSGPRDGKQFTYALIEERVAKTKTLSKEEMPAELTKRYFKSRGPAQLEDFVMWSGLTVKDAKVGIDMLPKDFVREEINRKNYIYNPDSAASGKIQSTFLMPDYDEYGMSYKDRSAIFNLPPKILDNPKLNIPYNRMIVVDGQIVGSWKRTIKGKEMDVELEFFKKLNKKQEHAVQIAVKKFCSFAGKNYTEK